From a single Cydia strobilella chromosome 17, ilCydStro3.1, whole genome shotgun sequence genomic region:
- the LOC134748786 gene encoding protein prenyltransferase alpha subunit repeat-containing protein 1 produces MDEDKFALVEKILKDVDNILSKNADLCSFDIVPVDCNFQNKSPVLLLENCLGLESWCMKHVYMYCYSELMDKYFVKPKRKSAKSPVNSERLEKLLNVTLLLNPELSTFWNKRKVLVLRLLLDKTAELRFSKLVLSRKPKCNEAFSHRRWILEAILKDQNLQTNDIETLINEELHICQSSSDRSPNNYHSWNHRTWLLQTLKLVEKKFDLNFLYLKEYDFSEGWVSKHISDFSCFHYRQFCIKNILAITNEHWKSFEASIDANLRKSFVRVLAMHFPKDATMQASEEDLISYSEENLIKLLLCYSSKSCDCISDNVLLCRKLEILFHELVLNNELVRFYKGHETLWYHRRFIIHEILSSMHDHFGVVRLNGALVKDICRYCNYDDLRQKQAKIVRYDSNRIYSCVLFNVLSRHEQEFIEEMQKQCDNYAGRHEKYLKFVEGLNNVI; encoded by the exons ATGGATGAGGATAAATTCGCTTTAGTAGAAAAAATACTCAAAGATGTCGATAATATCCTGTCGAAGAACGCTGactt GTGTTCATTCGACATTGTGCCCGTGGACTGCAATTTTCAGAATAAATCACCAGTTTTGCTTCTAGAAAACTGTCTAGGTTTGGAATCCTGGTGTATGAAGCACGTTTACATGTACTGCTACTCGGAATTAATGGACAAATACTTTGTAAAGCCAAAACGAAAATCTGCCAAATCACCCGTTAACTCAGAGCGTTTGGAAAAGCTGCTTAATGTGACATTACTTTTAAATCCAGAATTGAGTACATTCTGGAACAAGCGGAAGGTACTGGTACTAAGGTTACTGCTTGATAAGACTGCTGAGCTACGGTTTTCAAAATTAGTTTTGTCAAGAAAGCCAAAGTGTAATGAAGCATTTTCTCATAGAAGATGGATATTGGAAGCAATTTTGAAag ATCAAAATCTTCAAACAAATGACATTGAGACATTAATCAATGAAGAGCTCCACATTTGCCAATCATCTTCAGACAGGAGTCCAAACAACTATCATAGCTGGAATCACCGAACTTGGCTACTCCAGACACTTAAACTAGTTGAAAAGAAGTTTGATCTTAATTTCCTCTATCTCAAAGAATACGATTTCTCCGAAGGATGGGTGTCAAAGCACATTTCAGACTTTAGTTGCTTCCATTACAGACAATTCTGTATTAAGAATATTTTAGCTATAACCAATGAACATTGGAAGTCATTTGAGGCGTCTATAGATGCAAATCTTCGTAAAAGTTTTGTTCGAGTATTAGCAATGCATTTTCCCAAAGATGCAACAATGCAGGCATCAGAAGAAGATCTAATTTCATACTCTGAAGAAAAccttattaaattacttttatgTTACTCTTCAAAGAGTTGTGATTGTATTTCTGATAATGTTCTATTGTGTCGGAAGTtggaaattttatttcatgaacttGTCTTAAATAATGAGTTAGTGAGATTTTATAAAGGTCATGAGACACTTTGGTATCATCGGAGATTTATTATACATGAGATTTTGTCTTCCATGCATGATCATTTTGGAGTAGTCAGATTGAATGGAGCATTGGTGAAGGACATCTGCAGATATTGCAATTATGATGATTTAAGGCAGAAACAGGCAAAAATTGTCAGGTATGACAGCAATCGCATATATTCTTGTGTGCTATTTAATGTATTATCAAGGCATGAGCAGGAATTTATTGAAGAGATGCAAAAGCAATGTGACAATTATGCCGGTAGGCATGAGAAGTATTTAAAGTTTGTTGAAGGCCTTAATAATGTCATTTAG